One window of the Diospyros lotus cultivar Yz01 chromosome 12, ASM1463336v1, whole genome shotgun sequence genome contains the following:
- the LOC127787568 gene encoding uncharacterized protein LOC127787568 yields MRIGFVAQEGGTWVRGKVSKKRKTGTPAEPSSIPTSSSTISDDLLHGLAELKSEFSSFMKEVRHELRELHSRHDELFDLISSQFPATPSSSSYQPAFRTIRELAAPDVHYQPLCIQYPQLDANFELKSGLIHLLPKFHGLAGEDPHKHLKEFHVVCSTMRPQGVDEEQIKLRAFPFSLDGSAKDWLYYLPPAAITSWDGLKRIFLEKFFPASRTASIRKEICGIRQMSGETLHEYWERFKKLCSSCPHHQISDQLLIQYLYEGLIPMDRYLVDAASGGALAEKTPAAAQELISKMAQNAQQFGTRINTPTKQNLETQIGQLATNINELRSQGSGQLPSQPVANPRGNVSAIMLRSGKEVIIPTPPPSSNMEQHVEKQNVEGSKEQQPSSVQEAKQPNSSYQEQGESSNIQPLPFPHRATQNKKRAEAEVDKEILETFQKVEVNIPLLEAIRQIPKYAKFLKDLCTHKRKLMGNEKINLGRNVSALIQPAMPAKCKDPGMFSIPCTIGDMQFSNALLDLGASINVMPNSIYASLQCGPLKPTGVVVQLANRSTAHPTGVLEDVLVKVKDLIFPADFYVLNMEDNSTLEHAPLILGRPFLKTARTIINVHEGTLSMEFAGNTINFKILDAMKFPAEDHSTFQVNRVDLLVNEAC; encoded by the exons ATGAGAATAGGATTTGTGGCTCAAGAAGGTGGAACATGGGTTCGAGGCAAAGTAAGCAAGAAACGAAAGACTGGAACTCCAGCCGAGCCATCTTCCATCCCTACTTCATCATCCACTATTTCTGATGACCTTCTTCATGGTTTAGCGGAACTCAAGTCGGAATTCTCAAGCTTCATGAAAGAAGTTCGACATGAGCTGAGGGAGCTTCATAGTCGTCACGATGAACTCTTTGACCTTATCTCCTCTCAATTTCCTGCCactccatcatcatcatcttacCAGCCTGCATTCA gaaccattagagagttggctgcacctgatgtgcattaccagcccctatgtattcaatacccacagttggatgctaactttgaactaAAATCTGGACTAATCCacttgttgcccaagtttcatggtcttgcaggagaggatccacacaagcatctgaaagaatttcatgttgtttgctcaaccatgcggccacaaggagtagatgaagagcagatcaagctgagagccttcccattctcacttgatggatcagccaaagattggctctactacctgccaccagctgccattaccagctgggatggattgaaaaggatcttcctggaaaaattctttccagcctccagaacagcatcaataaggaaggaaatttgtggtataaggcagatgagtggtgagactctacatgagtattgggagaggttcaagaagttgtgttccagctgccctcaccatcagataagtgaccaactcctaattcaatatctctatgaaggtctaatccccatggacaggtacttggtagatgctgcaagtggaggagccttggcagagaagaccccagcagctgcacaagagctgatatcaaagatggcacaaaatgcccagcagtttggcaccagaattaacactcctacaaaa caaaatttggagacccaaataggccagctagccacaaacatcaatgagttaaggagtcaaggttcggggcagcttccttcacaaccagttgccaatccaaggggtaatgttagtgccatcatgcttcgaagtgggaaagaagtgatcatcccaacccctccaccatcatcaaacatggagcAACATGTAGAGAAGCAaaatgtagagggtagcaaagagcagcaaccctcctcagtccaagaagccaagcaaccaaactccagctatcaagaacaaggagagtcttccaacatccagcccctgccattcccacatcgagcaacacaaaacaagaaaagagcagaggccgaagtggataaagagattctggaaacattccagaaagttgaagtcaacatccccctccttgaagccattagacagatccccaagtatgcaaaatttctcaaggatttgtgtactcacaagaggaagcttatggggaatgagaagatcaaccttgggagaaatgtctctgcccttatccaacctgccatgccagcaaagtgtaaagatccagggatgttctccattccttgtactataggagacatgcaatttagcaatgctttactagatttaggtgcatccattaatgtcatgcctaactctatttatgcttcattgcagtgtggtcctttgaagccaacaggagtggttgtccaactagccaatagaagtactgcacaccccactggagtcctagaagatgtgctggttaaggttaaggatttaatctttccagcagatttttatgttttgaatatggaagataacagcacacttgagcatgcacccttgatcctagggagaccattcttaaaaactgctagaactattatcaatgtgcatgagggtacactttccatggaatttgctggtaacacaattaacttcaagatacttgatgccatgaaattccctgccgaggatcattccacttttcaagtaaatagagttgacctgttagtgaatgaagcatgt